The DNA segment AATATGGCGAATAACAGGCTTAGAGAAATATAATGCAAAATTTATTTTCATTAAGTACTAGATTATTGATGAAATTTCTGTTATTCTTTTATTATGAGACATTTGCTCCACTCCTATGATTAATATTGTTTTGGTACAGCAATATATTAATACCATAGAAACGAGCATTTGTCTCTATTTTTTATTAAATTTTTTCATGTAAGTTTATTATGGTAATTTATGTTAGTGATTTTTCTCATCTATAGTTAGTATATTTATTATGCTATAATATAGTAATATAAGAATTATTTACAATACTCTTGTTATTAGGAGATGATAAAATTGGCATTTACAGAAATATCAATCAGAAAAGCATTTACATTTCTTGAGCCGGGACCTGTTATACTTGTTACGACAAGGGAAGGTGACAAAAATAATATAATGACTATATCATGGCACATGGTTACGGATTTTATCCCGCACATTGCAATATCAACAGGAGCGTGGAATCATTCATTTACAACGATGATGAAGACGAAGGAATGTGTGATAGCAATTCCTGGTGATGATATGATTGAGAAAGTCGTAAGAATTGGTACGGTATCAGGTACGGAAGTTGATAAGTTTAAGGAATTTGGACTGACACCATTGCCTGCAAAAAGTGTAAAGGCACCTCTTATAGAAGAATGTATTGCATGTATAGAGTGTAAAGTCGAGGATTATATTGAAAAACATGGGATTGTTGTACTGGAAGGGATTTGCCTGTGGGTAGATCAAGACAAAAAAGGGAAATATACATTTCATGCCAATGGCGATGGTACTTTTACAGTAGATAGTGATAAGGTGCTAAATTACAGAAGTATGATGGAAAAATGGATTCCTGAGGGTGTGTGAGAGAGTA comes from the Thermoanaerobacterium aotearoense genome and includes:
- a CDS encoding flavin reductase family protein — protein: MAFTEISIRKAFTFLEPGPVILVTTREGDKNNIMTISWHMVTDFIPHIAISTGAWNHSFTTMMKTKECVIAIPGDDMIEKVVRIGTVSGTEVDKFKEFGLTPLPAKSVKAPLIEECIACIECKVEDYIEKHGIVVLEGICLWVDQDKKGKYTFHANGDGTFTVDSDKVLNYRSMMEKWIPEGV